A genome region from Gloeocapsopsis sp. IPPAS B-1203 includes the following:
- a CDS encoding DNA-3-methyladenine glycosylase encodes MINSQKLVYLNYQIATTALKQSDAILASIIEQVGDCTLAQEQQTGDLLSSLCEAIIYQQLSVKAASIIHQRFLELYSELSAQSILDTSDETLRNAGISRPKIAYLKGLAQKNLDGLPTLNDLETMDDESIIQTLTQVKGIGRWTAEMVLIFRLHRWDVLPADDLGIRAAIYKAYNLPDLPNKKAVNQLGQVWQPYRTVASWYLWQSLKLKT; translated from the coding sequence ATGATAAACTCTCAAAAACTGGTTTACCTCAATTACCAGATTGCAACTACTGCACTCAAACAGTCTGATGCGATATTAGCAAGTATCATTGAGCAAGTTGGCGATTGTACTTTAGCGCAAGAACAACAAACAGGCGATTTGTTATCTAGCCTGTGTGAAGCGATTATTTATCAGCAACTTTCTGTCAAAGCAGCGTCAATTATTCACCAACGTTTTTTGGAATTATATTCGGAACTATCCGCACAGAGTATCCTTGACACCTCGGATGAAACTCTCCGAAACGCAGGAATTTCTCGTCCTAAAATTGCTTATCTTAAAGGACTAGCACAAAAAAATCTGGATGGATTACCAACGCTAAATGATTTAGAAACAATGGATGATGAATCTATTATTCAGACATTAACTCAAGTCAAAGGTATTGGTCGTTGGACAGCAGAAATGGTGTTGATTTTTCGCCTACATCGCTGGGATGTATTGCCTGCGGATGATTTAGGAATTCGAGCAGCAATTTATAAAGCTTATAACCTACCAGATTTACCAAATAAGAAAGCTGTAAATCAGCTTGGGCAGGTTTGGCAACCTTACCGTACAGTTGCATCATGGTATCTGTGGCAAAGTTTAAAATTAAAAACATGA
- a CDS encoding MATE family efflux transporter — MTSISVSPVQAEIRAFLKLAIPLVSAQIAQSATGFVDTVMMGHLGWKALAAGGLASFTFQVFLNVLGGVVMGVSPLVAQAFSAGRKTRIEQVTQQGLWLTVGLSIATMWIIAHMDVLMLQLGQVPETVTLASSYLNVMLWGLFPAVGFAMLRGVVSGLSQARPIMFIVMGGTLFNIAGNYVLGFGKFGFPRMELAGLALASTLSWWGMFLVLIVYLFKHPQLRIYRFQKWYQLRLNLLRELLVIGVPIGVSITFEYGLVLIMTYLMGILGTDVLAAHQIALQTGMIVFMIPLGMSFATTARVGQWLGWQNLEGIRRAGFVSSGIVIGATIVVAIALLAFRQQVVGLYVDIRNPENAKLLQLVIPMLSVVAIGHVFDGLQKTALGALYGLQDTRIPVLLGILSFLGVGLVSGYVLGFTVGLGGVGLWVGYYLGSLMAATVYVWRFGNLISRKMGTD; from the coding sequence ATGACTTCAATTTCAGTTTCTCCAGTTCAAGCCGAAATCAGAGCATTTCTGAAACTGGCGATTCCTCTAGTGAGTGCCCAAATTGCTCAATCGGCTACAGGGTTTGTCGATACTGTAATGATGGGGCATTTAGGATGGAAAGCTTTAGCTGCAGGAGGATTAGCCTCATTCACTTTTCAAGTTTTTCTAAATGTTCTAGGCGGTGTTGTGATGGGGGTAAGTCCACTCGTTGCTCAAGCCTTTAGCGCAGGAAGGAAAACTCGAATTGAGCAGGTTACACAACAAGGATTATGGCTCACAGTCGGGTTATCAATTGCAACCATGTGGATAATAGCGCATATGGATGTCTTGATGCTGCAACTGGGGCAAGTTCCTGAAACCGTTACCTTAGCAAGTAGTTATCTCAATGTCATGCTTTGGGGATTGTTTCCTGCGGTTGGCTTTGCCATGCTCAGAGGAGTTGTCTCTGGATTGTCACAAGCTCGTCCTATCATGTTTATTGTGATGGGAGGAACGCTTTTTAACATAGCGGGCAACTACGTTTTGGGTTTTGGTAAATTTGGTTTTCCACGTATGGAGTTAGCAGGGTTGGCATTAGCTAGCACTCTATCGTGGTGGGGAATGTTTTTGGTGTTGATTGTTTACCTGTTCAAACACCCGCAGCTAAGAATCTACCGCTTTCAGAAGTGGTATCAGCTTCGATTAAACTTATTGCGAGAATTGCTCGTCATTGGTGTACCGATTGGAGTTTCCATCACCTTCGAGTATGGCTTGGTATTGATAATGACGTATCTTATGGGAATCTTGGGAACCGATGTGCTAGCGGCGCATCAAATTGCGTTGCAAACTGGAATGATTGTGTTTATGATTCCGTTAGGAATGTCGTTTGCCACTACGGCGCGTGTTGGTCAGTGGTTAGGGTGGCAAAACCTTGAAGGCATAAGACGGGCAGGATTTGTGAGTTCTGGCATTGTCATAGGGGCGACAATAGTGGTTGCGATCGCTCTACTCGCCTTTCGTCAGCAAGTTGTCGGGTTGTATGTAGATATTCGCAATCCTGAGAATGCCAAACTACTGCAACTTGTTATTCCTATGCTCAGCGTTGTTGCGATCGGTCACGTTTTTGATGGACTACAAAAGACAGCTTTGGGTGCGCTGTATGGGCTTCAAGATACTCGCATTCCCGTGCTGCTTGGTATTTTGTCTTTTTTGGGTGTTGGATTAGTCAGTGGCTATGTTTTAGGCTTTACTGTTGGCTTAGGCGGTGTCGGATTATGGGTAGGTTATTACCTTGGCAGTTTAATGGCAGCCACCGTCTATGTTTGGCGCTTTGGCAACCTAATCTCTAGGAAAATGGGAACTGACTAA
- a CDS encoding PLP-dependent aminotransferase family protein, which yields MMDLALKLETTSTIPLHKQLYEEIRQAILSGRLKSEQRMPSTRALAKMLGISRATVLFSYDQLLSEGYLQTIPASGTFVACQLPDELLQSTSFPISLASPSWLELSTYGTTLATVNLPPPPGQKPLINFSCYGRPAFDEFPIQIWRRLLSRACCSSTTILDYPADPLGYKPLREAIARYLTQSRAVRCEPDQVAIVNGSQQALDLIARLFLNRGDRVVMEDPGYTEARYIFQVQGAEVLPVRVDRSGLVMEHLSALTTPIKLVYVTPSHQFPTGAVLSLPRRLALLAWAQQTGAIILEDDYDSEFRYDERPIPALQGLTSSDSVIYIGTFSKVMFPSLRMGYLVIPQQLVSVVARAKWLVDRQSPLLEQHALTDFINEGHLESHIRRMRLLYAQRRRTLVQALTQHLENQVTIIGENAGMNAMVQFHTDQNDEKIIAQAEQKGVELISARSCYMNAEDGNRKFLLGCTDLNSEAIQEGVQRLAQILKA from the coding sequence ATGATGGATCTCGCACTCAAGCTGGAAACAACTTCGACAATTCCATTACACAAACAGCTTTATGAAGAAATCCGCCAAGCGATTTTGTCAGGGCGGTTAAAGTCTGAACAGCGGATGCCTTCAACGCGTGCATTAGCAAAGATGTTAGGTATCTCGCGAGCAACCGTTTTGTTTAGCTACGATCAATTACTTAGTGAAGGTTATCTACAAACGATTCCTGCCTCTGGAACCTTTGTGGCTTGCCAACTACCGGATGAACTACTGCAATCAACTTCTTTCCCAATTTCACTTGCATCCCCATCATGGCTTGAGTTATCTACCTATGGCACAACTTTGGCAACAGTAAACTTGCCACCTCCACCAGGACAAAAACCTCTAATCAATTTTAGTTGCTATGGCAGACCTGCCTTTGATGAATTTCCGATCCAAATCTGGCGGCGGTTGTTGTCTCGTGCGTGTTGCTCTAGCACAACGATACTTGATTATCCTGCTGATCCATTGGGATACAAACCATTGCGCGAGGCGATCGCCCGCTATCTTACTCAGTCGCGTGCAGTACGGTGCGAACCCGATCAAGTCGCGATCGTGAATGGTTCTCAGCAAGCTTTGGATCTGATTGCTCGGTTATTTTTGAATCGAGGCGATCGCGTTGTCATGGAAGATCCTGGCTACACTGAGGCGCGGTATATCTTCCAGGTACAAGGTGCAGAGGTATTACCTGTGCGTGTGGATCGCTCAGGATTAGTCATGGAACATCTTTCAGCCCTGACAACACCTATTAAGTTAGTTTATGTCACTCCTTCTCATCAGTTTCCCACAGGAGCCGTGTTGTCGTTACCCAGACGATTGGCGCTGCTAGCCTGGGCGCAACAAACAGGTGCCATTATTCTAGAAGACGACTACGATAGTGAGTTTCGTTATGACGAACGCCCAATTCCTGCGCTGCAAGGGCTAACCAGCAGTGATTCGGTTATTTATATTGGCACTTTTTCCAAAGTTATGTTTCCCTCGTTGCGAATGGGGTATCTTGTTATACCGCAACAACTTGTTTCGGTAGTCGCTCGTGCCAAATGGTTGGTTGATCGCCAATCTCCTCTACTAGAGCAACACGCTTTAACCGATTTCATCAACGAAGGACATTTGGAAAGCCATATTCGCCGCATGCGATTGCTGTATGCTCAACGTCGGAGAACTCTCGTGCAAGCTTTAACTCAACATCTAGAAAATCAAGTGACAATTATCGGCGAGAATGCTGGGATGAATGCGATGGTGCAATTTCATACCGACCAGAACGATGAAAAGATTATCGCTCAAGCAGAACAGAAGGGTGTGGAGTTAATTAGTGCTCGTTCATGTTACATGAATGCTGAAGATGGCAATAGAAAGTTTCTGCTGGGATGTACCGATCTCAATTCAGAGGCAATACAAGAAGGTGTGCAGCGCTTAGCTCAAATTCTTAAGGCATAA
- a CDS encoding chorismate lyase, translating to MTALFKPADNVKISTAWHCLTPLWQGGEAAVQQGLPHTQLAPAWQLLLLGDGSPTRHLQLLTGEPTEVDVIDMSAVGMDLDGAPTQIQAVPGPRLRRQVWLRTASGQRLAYATSWWEASHVDEYLQNRNLPIWASLTRLRTELYRDVQGLYYGHSEALESAFSELGPFWGRHYLFWHHGQPLTLIYEVFSPYLTKYLGATHLESD from the coding sequence TTGACTGCACTTTTTAAACCAGCCGATAACGTAAAAATCTCAACTGCCTGGCACTGCTTGACACCACTGTGGCAAGGTGGAGAGGCAGCTGTACAGCAAGGCTTACCACATACTCAGTTAGCACCTGCTTGGCAACTATTATTGTTGGGCGATGGTTCTCCGACAAGACACCTGCAATTGTTGACAGGGGAACCGACAGAAGTCGATGTGATCGATATGTCTGCAGTTGGCATGGACTTGGATGGCGCACCGACGCAAATTCAAGCTGTGCCTGGACCTCGTTTGCGACGTCAAGTATGGCTGCGGACTGCTTCAGGACAAAGACTGGCGTACGCAACTTCTTGGTGGGAAGCAAGTCATGTAGATGAGTATTTACAGAACCGCAATCTACCAATCTGGGCTAGCTTAACTCGTCTACGTACTGAGTTGTATCGAGATGTCCAAGGACTTTACTACGGTCACTCAGAAGCTCTAGAGTCGGCTTTTTCTGAGTTAGGTCCTTTTTGGGGTCGTCATTACCTATTTTGGCATCACGGACAGCCGTTAACGCTCATTTACGAGGTTTTCTCACCTTACCTGACAAAATACCTCGGCGCGACGCATTTAGAAAGCGATTAG
- the rpsP gene encoding 30S ribosomal protein S16: MIKLRLKRFGKKREASYRIVVINSRSRRDGRPLEEVGFYNPRTDETKLDVPGIVKRLQQGAQPTDTVRRILEKANVFEQLSASTNQ, from the coding sequence ATGATCAAACTGCGATTAAAGAGATTCGGTAAAAAACGGGAAGCGAGTTACCGGATTGTTGTCATTAATAGCCGCTCTCGCCGTGATGGTCGCCCCTTGGAAGAAGTGGGATTCTACAATCCAAGAACTGATGAAACAAAGTTGGATGTTCCTGGAATAGTAAAAAGACTTCAACAGGGCGCTCAACCCACCGATACCGTGCGTCGCATCCTTGAAAAAGCCAATGTCTTTGAACAGCTCAGTGCCTCAACAAACCAGTAA
- a CDS encoding KH domain-containing protein, whose amino-acid sequence MPQQTSKISSSQVNTPDYTKLVKFLIQPFLENPDSLSVDCEVSQSNRKVWVRVAFESEDKGKVYGRGGRNIQAIRTVIAAAGAIAEQSVYLDIYGGDAQERDLTADTSAETGTKPSQEKRRTTSKPNVRPRSRSSVQ is encoded by the coding sequence GTGCCTCAACAAACCAGTAAAATTAGCTCTAGTCAGGTCAATACCCCTGACTACACTAAATTGGTAAAGTTTCTCATTCAGCCATTTTTAGAAAATCCTGACTCTTTGAGTGTAGACTGCGAAGTGTCTCAAAGTAATAGGAAAGTTTGGGTGCGTGTAGCCTTTGAAAGTGAAGATAAAGGCAAAGTTTATGGTAGAGGTGGACGCAATATTCAAGCAATTAGAACCGTCATTGCAGCAGCCGGTGCAATAGCAGAGCAATCAGTCTACCTAGATATCTACGGTGGTGATGCTCAAGAGCGCGATTTGACAGCGGATACATCTGCAGAGACCGGAACTAAACCATCTCAAGAAAAGCGCAGAACAACTTCTAAACCTAATGTTAGACCGCGATCGCGATCGAGCGTTCAATAG
- a CDS encoding PhoH family protein, translating to MAEASTIQLPSTESAIALSGEHEENLKTLSRQTGATIVLRGQELHISGTEKQIELAQTLVRSLSDLWLKGNSIALADILTARQALDTHREHDLQDLQRNILARTRQGEEVRAKTFKQRQYIQAIHKSDLTFCTGPAGTGKTFLAVVIAAQALLANQYERLILTRPAVEAGEKLGFLPGDLQQKVNPFLRPLYDALHEFIDPEKMPSLMERGVIEVAPLAYMRGRTLNKAFVIVDEAQNTTPAQMKMVLTRLGFRSRMVVTGDMTQTDLPGHQESGLAVALNILRHVEGIGFCEFSQKDVVRHPLVQRIVEAYERYEK from the coding sequence ATGGCAGAGGCATCAACGATTCAACTGCCGAGTACAGAAAGTGCGATCGCACTTTCTGGAGAGCATGAAGAAAACTTAAAAACTCTATCGCGACAAACTGGCGCAACAATTGTACTACGCGGACAAGAACTACACATTTCCGGAACCGAAAAGCAAATTGAACTTGCCCAAACATTAGTGCGATCGCTATCTGATCTATGGCTCAAAGGAAACAGTATTGCTCTAGCCGACATTCTCACAGCACGTCAAGCATTAGATACTCACCGCGAACACGATCTGCAAGATTTGCAGCGCAATATCTTGGCACGTACCCGCCAAGGAGAAGAAGTTCGCGCTAAAACCTTCAAACAGCGGCAGTACATTCAAGCAATCCATAAAAGTGACTTGACTTTTTGTACAGGACCTGCAGGTACAGGGAAAACCTTTTTGGCAGTTGTCATTGCGGCACAAGCCCTCTTAGCAAATCAGTACGAAAGGCTTATTCTCACGCGCCCAGCGGTAGAAGCAGGTGAAAAACTCGGCTTTCTACCAGGAGACTTGCAGCAAAAAGTTAATCCTTTTTTGCGTCCGCTTTACGATGCCTTACATGAATTTATTGATCCTGAAAAAATGCCCAGTTTGATGGAACGAGGCGTGATTGAAGTTGCTCCTTTAGCTTATATGCGCGGGCGAACTTTAAACAAAGCTTTTGTGATTGTCGATGAAGCCCAAAATACCACACCAGCCCAGATGAAAATGGTGTTAACACGTCTTGGTTTTCGTTCGCGGATGGTAGTTACTGGAGATATGACACAAACTGACTTACCAGGACACCAAGAGTCAGGATTAGCTGTAGCACTAAATATCTTACGTCATGTCGAAGGTATTGGCTTTTGCGAATTTTCTCAAAAAGACGTTGTGCGACATCCTCTAGTGCAAAGAATTGTCGAAGCTTACGAACGCTACGAAAAATAA
- a CDS encoding ChuX/HutX family heme-like substrate-binding protein, translating to MSTTLKEFLEACETLSTLRLIVTSSAAVLEARGKLEKIFYAELPKGKYANMHTEGFEFHLNMDEIQQVKFETGEAKRGNFTTYAIRFLDKEEKPALSAFLQWGKPGEYEPGQVEAWQALREQYGEVWEPAPVESL from the coding sequence ATGAGTACTACATTAAAAGAATTTCTTGAAGCTTGTGAAACGTTATCAACATTGCGTTTAATTGTGACGAGTAGTGCAGCAGTTTTAGAAGCACGTGGCAAGTTAGAGAAGATATTTTATGCCGAATTGCCTAAAGGAAAATATGCAAATATGCATACTGAAGGGTTTGAGTTTCATCTGAATATGGATGAAATTCAGCAAGTAAAGTTTGAAACGGGCGAGGCAAAGCGAGGTAACTTTACAACTTATGCAATTCGGTTTTTGGATAAAGAGGAAAAACCAGCACTAAGTGCCTTTCTTCAATGGGGAAAACCAGGAGAGTACGAACCAGGACAAGTTGAAGCTTGGCAAGCTTTACGCGAACAATATGGTGAAGTGTGGGAACCGGCTCCCGTGGAGAGTTTGTAG
- a CDS encoding DUF6816 family protein yields the protein MQVIWSLCLFVALFLGSGEAGAGQLAERLANFPQWDKPAVQVAKGDLAYPDWMAGTWTVKSTLIDAVAPLAPNIVSPGFESNRQNLQQPVSFQVRFGKDKLFKSSAVVADRAFNGLSLAKAYLGNTVIAVKVDPKSPNRQITLLKGDRQLVSIVSGRATETPKDDQFITTEVFQQFFRAAESRPYFNEVESTTAYQYLPQSPPTIEADQVTAVFLSPQDPDYFTAASRPVALYRYRLEFSPVDVPKTQKKASG from the coding sequence GTGCAAGTAATTTGGAGTTTGTGTCTCTTTGTTGCCTTGTTTTTGGGTAGTGGAGAGGCTGGGGCTGGGCAATTAGCTGAACGATTGGCAAATTTTCCGCAGTGGGATAAGCCTGCGGTACAGGTAGCTAAAGGAGACTTAGCATATCCAGACTGGATGGCTGGGACTTGGACTGTTAAAAGTACGCTGATTGATGCTGTTGCACCGTTAGCGCCCAATATTGTGTCTCCTGGTTTTGAGAGTAATCGTCAAAATTTACAGCAACCAGTGAGTTTTCAAGTTCGGTTTGGGAAAGATAAGTTATTTAAATCTTCTGCGGTAGTTGCAGATCGAGCTTTTAATGGGTTGAGTTTGGCAAAAGCGTATCTGGGAAACACAGTCATTGCTGTAAAAGTCGATCCAAAGTCTCCTAATCGTCAGATTACGTTACTCAAAGGCGATCGCCAGTTAGTTTCAATTGTCTCTGGTCGTGCTACAGAAACACCAAAAGACGATCAATTTATCACAACCGAAGTGTTTCAACAGTTCTTTCGTGCTGCCGAGTCGCGTCCTTATTTTAATGAAGTTGAATCAACAACTGCTTACCAATACTTGCCACAATCTCCTCCTACGATTGAAGCCGATCAAGTGACTGCTGTCTTTTTATCTCCTCAAGATCCAGATTACTTTACTGCGGCTTCTCGACCTGTGGCACTTTATCGCTATCGGTTAGAATTTAGTCCTGTTGATGTGCCAAAAACACAAAAGAAAGCCAGCGGTTGA
- a CDS encoding ABC transporter ATP-binding protein — MANLRDILNYYKDYRAIAIFSIAAASVFEIIDLIVPYAIGQILNVLSNQPVDGIVQSAIATISQITRSPVNQWFSLAVLLGLVFLVTVVRAPLQVWLSWWFHWDIALRTRRDHAQKTLEKILTLPLEFYDENNPGRIAGRVARGLENHTWTYPEIAGQLIPKLLRVLGIFLIIWFIEWRIALLFLVSFIFILSFSLKDLKQLMDQERRLDRYMENTQSRTSEIVTNIKTVKAFATEAAELKRQRQRLDRELQVVIYRIHLGYIKLSTWQRTIVQFCVFAVLGLALAATLGGQISIGHFVTTLTISSMAYAELEPISNLAEIFARRYASMLRFHEFMQQPTGKDAASLVTSSKIGTYDFTGKIEFSHLTFGYDPDRPVLKDINLLIEPYQTVALVGRSGSGKSTLVKLLFRYFEPNQGQILIDGQDIHDLDVAGYRRRLAIVHQEVDVFNGTLFDNLTYGNPHVSFAQVEEACRIARLDEVIQQMPQGYNTVVGERGLRLSGGQRQRLGIARSLLVDPDVLIFDEATSSLDYESERSIQLAMRSILGTRTTIIIAHRLSTVREADKIVVLDQGKIVEVGSHDELLHQKGLYRRLHSLQETGELLS, encoded by the coding sequence ATGGCAAATTTGCGCGATATCCTCAATTACTATAAAGATTATCGAGCGATCGCAATTTTTAGTATTGCGGCAGCTAGCGTGTTTGAAATTATCGATCTGATTGTGCCGTATGCGATCGGACAAATTTTAAATGTACTCTCAAATCAACCTGTAGATGGAATTGTCCAAAGTGCGATCGCAACTATTTCCCAGATAACGCGATCGCCTGTCAATCAGTGGTTTTCGTTAGCAGTACTATTAGGTTTAGTCTTCTTAGTGACTGTAGTACGCGCACCACTACAAGTTTGGTTAAGCTGGTGGTTTCATTGGGATATTGCCTTGCGTACCCGTCGCGATCATGCCCAAAAAACACTAGAAAAAATCCTCACACTACCACTAGAGTTTTATGATGAAAATAATCCTGGAAGAATTGCAGGACGAGTAGCAAGAGGACTCGAAAATCACACTTGGACTTATCCTGAAATTGCCGGACAATTGATTCCTAAGTTATTGAGAGTCTTAGGCATTTTCCTGATTATTTGGTTTATTGAGTGGCGGATTGCGTTGTTGTTTCTCGTATCCTTCATCTTCATTCTCAGTTTTAGTCTGAAAGACTTAAAGCAGTTGATGGATCAAGAACGACGGCTAGATCGGTATATGGAAAATACCCAAAGTCGTACCTCGGAGATTGTTACCAATATCAAAACTGTCAAAGCTTTTGCCACCGAAGCCGCAGAGTTAAAACGCCAACGACAACGCTTAGATCGCGAACTGCAAGTCGTTATTTATCGCATTCACTTGGGTTACATCAAGTTATCAACTTGGCAAAGAACTATCGTTCAGTTTTGTGTTTTTGCCGTGTTAGGTTTAGCACTTGCAGCTACTTTAGGAGGACAAATTTCTATTGGACATTTTGTTACGACCTTAACGATTTCTAGCATGGCATATGCCGAACTCGAACCAATCAGTAACTTAGCAGAGATTTTTGCACGCCGTTATGCTTCCATGCTGCGTTTTCATGAGTTTATGCAGCAACCAACAGGAAAAGATGCAGCAAGTTTAGTTACATCTTCAAAGATAGGGACGTATGACTTTACAGGTAAAATCGAGTTTTCTCACCTGACTTTTGGTTATGACCCCGATCGCCCAGTTCTCAAAGATATTAACTTGTTAATTGAACCTTATCAAACTGTGGCACTTGTTGGACGTTCAGGTTCGGGTAAATCGACTTTAGTGAAACTACTGTTTCGTTATTTTGAACCGAATCAAGGTCAAATTCTAATTGATGGTCAAGATATTCACGATCTAGATGTTGCTGGATATCGCCGCCGCTTGGCAATTGTGCATCAAGAAGTTGATGTTTTTAATGGAACTTTGTTCGATAACTTAACTTATGGTAATCCTCACGTCAGTTTCGCACAGGTTGAAGAAGCTTGTCGGATTGCGAGATTAGATGAAGTCATTCAACAAATGCCACAAGGATACAACACAGTAGTTGGTGAAAGGGGTTTGCGGTTATCAGGTGGACAAAGACAAAGACTCGGAATTGCGCGATCGCTATTAGTCGATCCTGATGTTTTGATATTTGATGAAGCCACCTCAAGTCTGGATTACGAATCGGAACGTTCGATTCAACTTGCCATGCGCTCAATTTTGGGTACGCGGACTACAATCATTATTGCTCACCGTCTCAGTACTGTACGCGAAGCGGATAAAATCGTTGTTCTCGACCAAGGTAAGATTGTTGAAGTCGGCAGTCACGATGAATTACTGCATCAAAAAGGTCTTTACCGTCGTCTGCACTCACTGCAAGAAACTGGTGAACTTTTGAGCTAA
- a CDS encoding SDR family NAD(P)-dependent oxidoreductase produces the protein MSVFESESVNVLVVGANRGIGLGFVQNLLQGDRVGRVYATYRNLASAELTTLQEQHPQRLSLISMDITDELQITQGIAQIKHQVNKLHLVLYCVGFLHEGSIQPEKSLQQIRAEHLLRYFQVNSIGAVLLAKHVLPLLKHGDRSVFACISAKVGSIGDNHLGGWYGYRASKAALNMFVRTTAIEYSRKSPRTLVVVLHPGTTDTRLSQPFQRSVSPDKLFSVERSVTQLLKVIEGLQPNDSGQFFSWDGSRLPW, from the coding sequence ATGTCTGTGTTTGAAAGCGAATCAGTTAACGTGCTGGTTGTTGGTGCAAATCGAGGAATTGGACTAGGATTTGTGCAAAATCTATTGCAAGGCGATCGCGTAGGACGAGTTTATGCTACCTATCGTAATTTAGCGAGTGCAGAATTAACGACACTCCAAGAACAACATCCGCAACGCCTCAGTTTAATCTCAATGGACATCACCGATGAATTGCAAATTACCCAAGGTATAGCTCAAATCAAGCATCAAGTTAACAAACTACATCTTGTACTCTACTGCGTCGGTTTTCTCCATGAAGGCAGCATTCAACCAGAAAAAAGTTTACAGCAAATTCGTGCTGAACATTTGCTACGCTATTTTCAAGTTAATAGTATCGGCGCGGTGCTGCTTGCTAAACACGTACTACCATTACTCAAGCACGGCGATCGCAGTGTGTTTGCTTGTATTTCTGCTAAGGTTGGTAGCATCGGAGATAATCACTTGGGGGGCTGGTATGGCTACCGCGCCTCAAAAGCAGCCTTGAATATGTTCGTACGCACCACAGCAATCGAATACAGTCGCAAAAGCCCTCGTACTCTTGTTGTTGTACTTCATCCTGGCACAACCGATACACGTTTGTCTCAGCCCTTCCAGCGCAGTGTCAGCCCAGACAAGTTATTTTCTGTCGAACGGAGTGTAACCCAACTCTTGAAAGTCATTGAGGGATTGCAACCAAATGATAGCGGGCAGTTTTTCTCTTGGGATGGCAGTCGTCTACCTTGGTGA